The genome window tatatatatgtgtgtgtgtgtgtgtgtgtgtgtgtggtgtgtgtgtgtgtgtaggaggatTTTACTTCACTAACAAGAGGAGCCTAAAAATATAGGAGTTCGGGATCCATCAAAGCCAATGATAACTAACACTCACACTGATATACCAAGATAATTTATCTACATGAATAGTAATAAGTTCAAGGATCTTACTGCAATCATAGTTACCTTCTTGTATCCACGCCCTTCCATACATCCTTTCCGAGTTCCTTTTTGATACCAATCACTGTAGATGAATCGGGCTGGATGATGTGCaaaccaaataaacaaaatcagCGCATGCGCTGAAAAtttaataagtgtgtgtgtgcgtgcgtgcgtgcgtgcatgcgtgcgtgtgtgtgtgtgtgtgtgcgggagGGGGGCTGTGATAGAGGTGCGGCCACAACCGACAAGTTGTGCTGCCACATTGTCGAGTTAGTTGTAGGCCtaattttaataagaaatataaaacgtTCAAGACCGTTTTGGGTTACTGTGATGCAATCTGAGTTTCTCAAACCATGAAATGTGATAACTATCAAAGTGTCTTCTTTACATTTGAGAGCTCTTCAGAAGGAATGTCGtgaatttactttattatttttactcaCTAGTGAAACGACACTTCATTTTTTACTATTTACAATAAAAGCATCAGTTGaagcttttaaatttaaatgtcgTAGACTAAACCAACTTAGAAACATTCTAAACAGTCTCCTGCGTATGAATATGATGATTCCCTGATGACAGAAACAGCTTATCATATAACAAATCTTAACCCAAGATAGGCCATCGGAGGTGGCGCAACGCATTATTAGGTCACGTTTCTgtttataaaaactgaaaaattattaaaGTCAATAACCATTAGAAGTTGTAGAATAATCAGAAACTGGTTACTTTAACAGCTAGCTTATTCAGCCTAATCATCGAATAGCTTCCCTTTCTTGTTAAATTTTCGATCACAATGCTAAGTTTGCCACCGACCGTAAATGGCGCTAATCCAACGTCACCCCTCTAACGTTATAGTTCCTGGGGTGTCGGTATTTAAATAATTCCACTGAAATCACACTGGATTCTCTTTTATTTTGAGCGAAACATGCAGTATTAatgattttaatgaaaatgtaattataagctaaatataagtacatactgatgatgcacataataagtattaatcatgCCATGTTTTTTGtctatcaaaaatatattttcataccgCGTAAATAAAAATTGGCCCACCACTAAAGTCAAAGGCGTTGGTTCTCAGGATACCAAGGTCACCCCGATGCAATGATTTTAAGCACTGCTGGAAGCATATTCATAGCAATAAATTATATAAGCTTTGAGTATAAAAAACAAGTCAGCATCCGGGGGCTGCAATGGCAGAAGTGGCAAAAGAAAAATTTCCTTGAAAGGCTCGCTCTTTCGAAACGTAAAAATATCAATACGAAACcgagttgataataattatcattatcatgtgATTAATGACTACCTTTCAACATGTAATTCGTCACAGATAAgctctcatatttttttaaatgtcttgaaataataaatcatgattcaaccactgaaaaaaaatcttgacatTCATCAATAATTGTACCTCGAAGGTGTATACCTACCTTTACTCGAAGTTAAAACATTTCATAgtcgtgttttatttatttgtttattcattttatcaaccCAGAACATATTTTCTGAGGGAGAACGAAATATCTTCAAAATTGCCAGTATCCCCCAGTAACTGACTACAACTATAGAACTATTCACCAAAGTGATGCTGGCACAGCCACACCACGAATATccggtaaaagaaaaaatacagcaaGATGCAAGCGCATTTGAATGAATTTGAGATTGAGGTTATGTAGTTCTCAAGAATACACCTAACACAAATAGTTGTCATAAAGAATATCCCTTGTTTTTTAATATGTAACAGTTGTTCCATACACTTGATCAAATTTAGATGTTAATTTTTCTTCGACTGTTATAATGTGACTTACTAAAGGAATGCCCATCACTCATTCTTTATGGAAGCAACTTAACGTATTTACTCTGAAGACCTTACCAGGTAGGTACTATGGCATATGGGATTTTTGTGAAACCTGCAGATCGAAGGTTTGTAAACTCATCCATCTGTCAAAAAATACAACCGTTACCATGGGAGCAAAAGGGTACCAGGATAaacctacaataataataataataataataataataataataataataataataataataataataataataataataataataataaaacatactcAGGAATCTCAAGtactaaataaaaatagtacAACAGCTTGATAATTTGTAACATATAGCAAAGAGCCAGGGTATCCAGATGCTTTAAATAAAGTCATTATTGACTTGACTTCGTGTCCACAAAAGGCtacaaagtttacatataacaccgTATATatgtttcaaaatataatatCAAACATATCAGGGAACATAAATATTCTAAATTGAAACACACTTGGAACAATTGTGGATATAAAACCACCAAACTCCTATATATTAGGAATCGTATGCTAGTGTTTCATTTCGACATCAAGACGTCGATACAaaatctaagtttttatagacagaCTTGTAAAAGCTAGGCCCCAATAGTTATTCACTGTGGAAGAAATGCGACAACGGAGCTAGTTACTGGTTACACCATCAGATCAGAATTCACGCACCTCGTTCAGCGAGATAGCTGAACAACCGTAACACCTCAGACCTCACACATTTCATGAAGACTTGCCAGAGCTCGCTACGTCCTTTAGCGTCTTGGATATATGGATAAATATTCAAGAACATAGAACAGATGGATTGTTTGTTCTAGTTTTATAGGTATGCTGAATATCACTGTAActggtttttattaattttctagcTTTGATGATTTAAATATACTCTTCACCCAGACAGTTAAGGCTTTTCTCGGAGATATGATGCTGTCCAATAAAGGACACATCGTAACTGTGGCTTCAATGGCTGGTTGGATAGGATACAACAAAATGGTCGACTTTTGTGCGTCGAAATTTGCTGCCGTCGGATTCGACGAAGCTCTTCGCATGGAACTGAAGGTAAGACATTCCGTTAAATTTTACTAAGGGAGGGTTGATTATGATGTTGCCAGAGGACTCTCATATAACTTGAGCCCCAAAATTATACTCCTGTCTGAGAcagttattattatcagtattattattacacttaGCTTCGTAGGCGCTTTATGCTTTAATTCCTTTGATGATTCCTTACAGAGCTCCATAAACGATCTAAAGAATCCTTACGTTACTAAATACCCTCGACCGAAAGACGATATTGGGGAAGAGAGCAGGAAACCTCTCGAAGAAAGGCTGAAGGTCGCTGAAAATGAGAGGCTGAACTTGATGGAAGCTCAAGCCAAGGAAATTAGGTCCTTGCGAGAGCGTCTCACCGAAACTGAAAGGCAAAAAGAGGAGACGGAAAAGACAAATAAAACTCTTAAGGAAGCTCTGTCCGAAGCGCAAGCCGAAGAAGACTTGCAAGAAAAACTCGAGGAAACCATAGGCAACCTCAACAAGATCTCTGAAGAGAAACGTCTATTGAGAGAGCACTATTCAGAGAAATTCTCAGAGTTGCAAGAGGAAAGACACCAGCACGAACTAGACTTCCAAGAATTAGAAAAGAGTTTGTACGTAGCTAAGATGGAAAACAAAGAACTCATGGAAAAAGTGCCGGATAATCTGGATAATCCTAGCACGTGGCTTTTAAAAGAATCTGAGGAGAGGAATCGAATTTTGGAAGAGGAAATCAATAAGCTCAGAGAAGGCATGAGAGATCTAGAAAGCAGctacagagaagaggaaacaaAAGTTTCAGAGGAAACGGAAAAAATGAGGAAGTGGTTTTCGGAAGCTCTGGAAAGgtgggaaatgaatgaaaaagagaaagagagaatgagccTCCAAACCCTCCAACTAGATCAAGAGAACGAGGAGCTACGCCTCCAAATTTTCCAGCTGGGTCATGAGGCAGAGCTCCTTAGAAAATATACCAACGACTTAGAAGATTGTCTCATCCAGATCTATAGTATCACTGAACAACAGCAATTACTGTCGATTAAAAAATTACAGCTGAtgcaacagaaaaaagaaaaagagcacTAGGAAACATGATAAAGCAAAAGTAAGGTTAACGAATATATTGAATTACAGTTCAGTacaataaagtacaaaaaaacagaaatagtTTCTTTAACCGGAGATCTAACCTTTACAAAATACTCAAATACGATTACAAATTATAGCCTTGGCCAAAGGTATTAGGTTGCCTGTCTAAAAAGACActgtatattgtataaataatatacCGTTGGTCAGGTAAGGTAATTTCAGGTAGTGTGAATTTAAATCAACTGATATTCCTACCTTCAAGTTGAGGCAATGAATGTTTATGCTTAAGTCTAATATTTTTCTTCGTGCTCTGGTTTCACGAGAATAGCAGACCGATGTTATCTTCGATATCACGATAGCACTAAATATCGTAGTTGATGTTAACACGATCGCCAGCAATATGCCAGACATTCAAGGAATCATCAACAGAACTTGAGAAAGCATAAATGAATGGTAGGAAGAGGAGAGTGATACGATTCAAGAAGTAGAACAAGAAAACAGCAAGACAGTCTACATTAAGTTTCCCAGTCATGAATGGCTGCACAGACCGAACACtgaataaaaaggaaaggaatCAAGCGTCTCTCTTCTCATAAGGAGGCTTAAGTGTATAGTTGATCTATGCGTTTACAGTTATAGTGGTACTCTTCATATCTATCTCTGATTTACATTTAGATGTATAATGCCTCAAGCCCTTTTGTGCCAAAATAACCACTGTCTTATTTCATGTGATTACGCAACAACCGTGCAACTTAACGTGGGCCATGCCGTTTCTTAACGTCTTTATTAATGTTACTGTTGTTATCATTACAGTCCGAGGGTGCCGAAGGCATCAAAACCACCGTTGTCTGTCCagtttatataaacaagcaagcaCTCGATGGGGTCAATGCCTCTAGGTAAGTAACCTTCTTTCTCTGAGAACGTGTAGACAATAGCAAGGAAGTTGACTGATTCGTTACATACGAATTAATCCATAATCTCACTTATTCTCTCACGTTCTTTCTTCAAAGAGCTCATTCATGGCTAATGGTAAATTCGCCCGTGCCTTTTTACAACATTTAATCTATTTAGTTGATGCTTGTATCGTCTGGACATGCTTACTATAAGTATATCTAGTTAGTATTTCTTAGGTAGTTCATGATGATTATCAATGAACAGTGACTTGACATTATGAAGACTATTTTGgctatattttcctttacgtctGAGCTTTCATTTTAGGCCATTAAAACTGCAATTGCAGCCAAATTCCTGTATACATCACAAATTGCCTCACTTACAAAGAGCGACAAATAgaatagaattttaaaaactaaattttcattttccttggctCCTCCTAGGCTACTACCCACTCTGTCCCCCGACTGGGTAGCCTCAGAGATTGTCGACGGCACACTCATGAATGTTCCAGTTTTGATGCTGCCGAAAATGATGCGCCTGATTCTCCTTTTGAAACTGTAAGACATTTCCTGACCAcactttattcata of Macrobrachium nipponense isolate FS-2020 chromosome 11, ASM1510439v2, whole genome shotgun sequence contains these proteins:
- the LOC135221851 gene encoding peroxisomal multifunctional enzyme type 2-like isoform X1, giving the protein MMESIDWKEVVLTIFRVWWMCIYGVYCMAESIFRFFLPRDYQRKEIKGEIVLITGGGSGIGRLLCLKFAEKGAKIVTWDIDEEANEKTARMVKEKGGICRSYTVDLCNPKDIYATATKVKQEFGKVDILVNNAAIVTSNSLMNSLDDDIIQTFEVNALSHFWTVKAFLGDMMLSNKGHIVTVASMAGWIGYNKMVDFCASKFAAVGFDEALRMELKSSINDLKNPYVTKYPRPKDDIGEESRKPLEERLKVAENERLNLMEAQAKEIRSLRERLTETERQKEETEKTNKTLKEALSEAQAEEDLQEKLEETIGNLNKISEEKRLLREHYSEKFSELQEERHQHELDFQELEKSLYVAKMENKELMEKVPDNLDNPSTWLLKESEERNRILEEEINKLREGMRDLESSYREEETKVSEETEKMRKWFSEALERWEMNEKEKERMSLQTLQLDQENEELRLQIFQLGHEAELLRKYTNDLEDCLIQIYSITEQQQLLSIKKLQLMQQKKEKEH